A region of Candidatus Protochlamydia phocaeensis DNA encodes the following proteins:
- a CDS encoding DUF3638 domain-containing protein has protein sequence MVTTHRKEMLAGRPLFSDISTPDSFSRPIDSKNSLLYQLRPSKSKWKITQVFERIIKWIAQFFVISRPNVMKEKLPWIIRAAGSQFISPIQISFGNLWAHYNRFLNEDGHCSSELKECFNRLEKDEAAILSLNMRKENIPDQGEEAFLEKLEKERQQLIQKNAKEIFQMREGSSRLLLLNREESADQTCNGNLFCIINKQPGETYSLRFLGTGTLMRELEVVPMGGKEKVLRELCFDGVPKGALEQGKYLESLLANWIDHQSVTPKMILENSSSLISYKKEMESTSDLMTCSDRVDRLFWNVVKAFPAKTKRRQSLSTAEKAVEQKRMKLRADVLTLFDLFKNIRDDLKPHTEDYHILVQVFKGISAKADLAHRKGYISQGELNQLNKELAVIDQAIQKAKKTFIPLESELVVKEEVIKGLFLKDLSIKAKEDSQEASNAATLQHRIEGRRPVDQPVHVPGLAAVPLTLYKNIETKESFLQTFRELFEKANRADLTKSEQELARQEISRFFSEVPYKPFLDRPAGHKDGQSFWWGFTTEEAQEVMEKINQCTQAWIETKKASNLTQYQFESFLQMWRVLEFLNAQATGKWISSGSMEDLIGYYIHHNPWFNRLNRQLSPSSPLVNSYQFAMSNRADPSQGAFEGITFGFYRLDGWGENFRTQSNNPIELSEEEQKYVRLQRQLIAHFFNNPGIIHGSTIEKIINKAPWDRWLRPISHPGLKALYRYAISYPIDNSLGTHRSDIARHEGKNTPEAFHDNPEGVFSFFSEYEPEKSSDAVSSETVASFQDFTAEEKKRLLRLVRHETPQIELIAFMRECPHLMRNADVRNFFNALFFSSSLEKILESGRGVPNAFFRNELPGQIDQEIQRLQNLINEMLAEGAPQNIETLQGRFDALLYYYEMKENLRACYSKFNCPVDAFTPSKDQVAQLRQLCQTRPELQGSLGYASRVHLKCLLANQTEEDIPEIIRDYALSRNYAFDSRNADPIFEEEMARHWQIIAKKCEESNPNLQPFLDLLCYEKDLPLDGSEWKKIEKGVYRNDIYQINLQTLDVSRVGIEGNLSTLPRTIVQDPLFQQVLGESVKDLRASVKEIGAKKVYSLKDSSGRPIQLEWEEGKLSFYTKLPIEGGKWLQILPENPFNLEKLKKIKESQDNLKAQKMGFKDLFAAFFKLKKDAEEANGLSAFSNYRIFIDPAAPSSFYCMDQNEEIAIQLNIKQNKEGVIVESAIDHRTSPASTWQINQAGQYQSTALEALSGFENKANMLLWSQNGKLKKIELPRYQLTFACQGERLICTEDPFEGYFVDLSATLQEKKGLFQALVLQHPDPTKPKKLLVPQADALVARQESIFPQARGFAKIGLFFEQMKGIFNALSGQRFKIDQRVRFEMDPNKHSLSFTAFDIRPFTGEICEKRQDWEADVLQLVKLALKTDQPATAWEMLKNFEMQPQKLNRKLIKDLVEFIQQPLLNTGGEAALKIKLALKLKHCLKQSKQWKKTTKTTLNEAMLQLGQVLFAHGRKIPNELQLAKEERIELARLFKKALPTYYNQHLKIYFAAEGTPINLSSPELQTGDDPFIAQLAEWKANRPPIETKDRITALESALNPAVRLSDEDLSYPIPRTENAVPLIDFSQADENHLFEEREQELPSIDLTTYRAKTGCEKHALAEYQAALDQFKESEIRRPLHLIKTGRKELKKYLDNEWIPKKARFERELMDRQAEIESFTRQSANGGEQLAIYAGSQSAASFDELRQALAFDELEKLQQAGRLPSSMDIAKLKHMLIDYFEVLTRRNAYEAVIKLTQEILARGRLDNQEEWQSMSEALYRLLKVSRNFDPHQDPRLLIFTAQQFINLKPLDGGLDQLTLLDALVKNPYAIVQAPTGAGKTAVLSVMRSLHKANGKNLVIQKVLPALYQQTYDKFQDVLGDLYGTAIYALRFNLKMRLNRQEKIMVQNEEGKWEEKKIDHSIFKDMYLNLLETMKNKGCVLTDYKSLPLLEEMFFKVGQELLEKHLQGLPPPPLQEEHFTYLRKILVLLENKADENMDEFDQPNRPIQKIQIDLGVGGRLLPQFLLDHSLEIYDMLAQDPELGLLKNIQGDLSAETRAAVIERNAQKMAMKLAQEAGNPNLKMSLQDYILGKNEDLLPLIQGQSEAYKDRLALCKDQFSIYLPLTLQFKQGSRYKRSDDGSKTLPCYNSEKHDAKFGTILEQINYTIQDYLQSGITLYDLKPWLKDLKQRWEETEDHQAKEAILVQFHRILPSFSIIDAAQIMETEEGAKTLITQINADKTKVTEFLLARLRQMKTSGALISMDPQNIVDMSRVVSAVSATMGSPESLHRQFQVDTLMNGQIQANMVYRVKKRALKEEVIAYDPEDPSSMLRGVQRTIHAIIDGAGAFENTAQAAEMLKNHSPSLEQVGYHKEDESIAFVGNPTGDLDKTAFIFSQSHTRGTDIRLKDNAEAILTLTEKDGIREVFQKEGRLRQSRQRYQLAMPKYQGIQSVSQEIAHAITQDALVDAKDIFRKCKQEPRAIMRAAIRKRLLNADTIPEFIALFQNDEWRSFFITKPEPHFDTAGSYFAERQHIQFEDQLPGEVLKAYKPLLIQKASDWGLVDAVEQLNQIQYSNELLAMMPDRVAPLGAAQGELETEVHVEQEEESEQEQEAELEFETQQVRTEQRSLGVYPVRTWNDNELVHSVAERINPAYNPLLKVTDQFLPFSRLGTAALHQRRPFDESMYRIGLVYFDLDYWNGTIKQAIIEDPLEDFHIAIGKGAYDIRTNRIIENRSVQVTENNPTDWFSRHVEKDFTNLPQFVPLIAQIKFLDGRTTGYSEGELQALADWLREQGVERMRDHLLNEILRFRYQDKQAFMGSQLQQLFDRLIPQQG, from the coding sequence AGCTGGAAAAAGAGCGGCAGCAATTGATTCAAAAAAACGCAAAAGAAATCTTTCAAATGAGAGAAGGCAGCTCTCGCTTGCTTCTATTAAACCGAGAAGAGTCTGCGGATCAGACATGCAATGGCAACTTGTTTTGTATCATCAATAAGCAGCCGGGAGAGACGTATTCCCTTCGTTTTCTTGGAACGGGAACGCTTATGCGCGAGCTAGAAGTGGTTCCAATGGGGGGCAAGGAAAAAGTCTTGCGCGAACTTTGCTTTGACGGAGTTCCCAAAGGAGCGCTGGAGCAAGGCAAGTATCTAGAATCCTTATTGGCAAATTGGATTGACCATCAATCTGTCACGCCGAAAATGATTTTAGAAAACAGCTCGTCCTTGATTTCTTATAAGAAAGAAATGGAATCGACGAGTGACTTGATGACTTGTTCGGATCGAGTCGACCGTTTGTTTTGGAACGTTGTCAAGGCCTTTCCTGCAAAGACGAAAAGAAGGCAGTCTCTTTCTACAGCTGAAAAAGCCGTAGAGCAAAAGCGTATGAAATTGCGGGCGGATGTGTTGACGCTCTTTGATTTGTTTAAGAACATACGAGACGATTTAAAACCTCATACGGAAGACTATCATATTCTCGTTCAAGTCTTTAAAGGGATTTCAGCCAAAGCTGATTTAGCCCATCGCAAAGGGTATATCTCTCAAGGAGAATTAAACCAACTCAACAAAGAGCTGGCTGTCATAGACCAAGCCATTCAAAAAGCCAAAAAAACGTTTATTCCTCTCGAATCCGAACTTGTGGTAAAGGAAGAGGTTATAAAAGGCTTATTTCTTAAAGATCTCTCTATCAAGGCTAAAGAAGATAGTCAGGAGGCCTCCAATGCTGCAACGTTGCAGCATCGAATAGAAGGAAGGAGGCCGGTTGATCAGCCTGTACATGTTCCAGGGCTAGCGGCAGTTCCTCTGACCTTGTATAAAAATATTGAGACTAAAGAATCCTTTTTACAAACTTTTCGTGAGCTTTTTGAAAAAGCAAATCGAGCGGATTTAACTAAGAGTGAACAGGAACTGGCTAGGCAGGAAATCAGCCGCTTTTTCTCGGAGGTTCCCTATAAACCCTTTCTTGATAGACCTGCAGGACATAAGGATGGGCAGTCTTTCTGGTGGGGTTTTACTACAGAAGAAGCTCAAGAGGTGATGGAAAAAATCAATCAATGCACGCAAGCGTGGATTGAAACGAAAAAAGCTTCTAATCTTACTCAATATCAATTTGAGTCTTTTCTCCAAATGTGGAGAGTATTGGAGTTTTTAAATGCTCAAGCGACCGGAAAATGGATCAGTTCTGGAAGCATGGAAGATTTGATCGGTTACTATATTCATCATAATCCATGGTTTAACCGTCTTAATCGTCAGCTGTCTCCTTCCAGTCCTTTGGTGAATTCCTATCAATTTGCCATGAGCAATAGAGCAGATCCATCCCAGGGCGCATTTGAAGGAATCACTTTCGGATTTTATAGATTGGATGGATGGGGAGAGAATTTTAGGACTCAATCGAATAATCCTATTGAACTTTCTGAAGAAGAGCAAAAATATGTCAGATTGCAACGCCAATTAATTGCCCATTTTTTTAATAATCCAGGAATCATCCATGGGAGTACGATTGAAAAAATTATCAATAAAGCACCGTGGGATCGTTGGCTTCGCCCCATTTCCCATCCAGGCTTAAAGGCTTTATATCGGTATGCGATCAGCTATCCCATTGATAACAGCTTGGGAACTCATAGGAGTGATATTGCTCGCCATGAAGGAAAAAATACGCCTGAAGCCTTTCATGATAATCCAGAAGGCGTTTTTAGCTTTTTTTCAGAATATGAACCGGAGAAAAGCAGTGATGCAGTTTCTTCCGAAACGGTTGCCTCATTTCAAGATTTTACTGCGGAAGAAAAAAAACGCCTTTTGCGCTTAGTGCGCCATGAAACACCTCAAATTGAACTTATCGCATTTATGCGAGAATGTCCCCATCTAATGCGAAATGCAGATGTACGCAATTTCTTTAATGCCTTATTTTTTAGCTCATCCCTAGAAAAGATATTAGAATCAGGAAGGGGAGTTCCTAATGCTTTCTTTCGAAATGAATTGCCCGGTCAAATTGATCAGGAAATCCAGCGTCTGCAGAACTTGATAAACGAGATGTTAGCGGAAGGCGCACCCCAAAATATTGAAACCCTGCAAGGACGTTTTGATGCGCTTCTCTATTACTATGAAATGAAAGAGAATTTGCGCGCTTGCTATTCCAAATTTAATTGCCCTGTCGATGCCTTTACGCCTTCCAAAGACCAAGTGGCTCAATTGCGCCAGCTTTGTCAAACCCGACCTGAACTGCAAGGGTCTTTAGGATATGCATCAAGAGTGCATTTAAAATGCTTGTTGGCCAATCAGACGGAAGAGGATATTCCTGAAATCATAAGAGATTATGCCTTGAGCCGCAATTATGCATTTGACAGCCGAAATGCTGATCCTATTTTTGAAGAGGAAATGGCGCGTCATTGGCAAATAATTGCAAAAAAATGTGAAGAGTCAAACCCAAATTTGCAGCCGTTTTTAGATCTTCTCTGCTATGAAAAAGACCTTCCTTTAGACGGGAGCGAGTGGAAAAAGATTGAAAAGGGAGTTTATCGGAATGACATTTATCAAATCAATTTACAGACGCTCGACGTATCAAGAGTAGGCATAGAAGGGAACTTGTCAACGCTCCCTAGGACAATTGTTCAGGATCCTCTTTTTCAGCAAGTCCTTGGCGAGTCTGTAAAAGACTTGCGAGCCAGTGTAAAAGAAATAGGGGCAAAAAAAGTCTATTCTTTAAAGGATTCCTCAGGGCGTCCTATCCAACTGGAATGGGAAGAGGGAAAGCTTTCCTTTTATACTAAACTTCCCATTGAAGGGGGAAAGTGGCTTCAAATTCTTCCCGAAAATCCTTTTAATTTAGAAAAATTAAAAAAAATAAAAGAAAGCCAGGATAATCTTAAAGCTCAAAAAATGGGTTTTAAAGACCTTTTTGCGGCCTTCTTTAAATTAAAAAAAGACGCAGAAGAAGCAAACGGGCTTTCAGCATTCTCTAATTATCGCATATTTATAGATCCTGCGGCTCCTTCTTCTTTTTACTGCATGGATCAGAATGAAGAAATAGCCATTCAATTAAACATCAAGCAAAATAAAGAAGGGGTGATTGTAGAAAGCGCCATCGATCATCGCACATCGCCTGCAAGCACGTGGCAGATCAATCAGGCCGGGCAATATCAAAGCACTGCCTTAGAGGCTTTGTCAGGCTTTGAAAATAAGGCTAACATGCTGCTTTGGAGCCAGAATGGGAAGCTAAAAAAAATCGAACTGCCGCGTTATCAATTAACATTTGCCTGTCAAGGGGAGAGATTAATTTGCACTGAGGATCCTTTTGAAGGCTACTTCGTCGACCTTTCAGCGACTTTGCAAGAAAAGAAGGGGCTTTTCCAAGCGTTGGTATTGCAGCATCCCGATCCAACTAAGCCCAAGAAACTGTTAGTTCCACAAGCAGATGCGCTTGTGGCTCGCCAGGAATCCATTTTCCCGCAAGCGCGAGGCTTTGCTAAAATCGGGCTCTTTTTCGAGCAAATGAAAGGCATTTTTAATGCTTTGTCCGGACAGCGTTTTAAAATCGACCAACGCGTGAGATTTGAAATGGATCCGAACAAACATTCCCTTTCTTTCACAGCTTTTGACATCCGTCCTTTTACGGGGGAAATTTGCGAAAAAAGGCAAGACTGGGAAGCCGATGTCCTACAGCTTGTCAAGCTGGCGCTTAAGACAGACCAGCCGGCCACTGCTTGGGAGATGCTAAAAAACTTTGAAATGCAGCCGCAAAAATTAAACCGCAAATTGATCAAAGATTTAGTCGAGTTCATTCAGCAGCCCCTGCTGAATACCGGAGGCGAGGCGGCTCTTAAAATCAAGCTCGCATTAAAGTTGAAACATTGTTTAAAGCAGAGCAAGCAGTGGAAGAAAACAACCAAAACGACTCTTAACGAGGCTATGCTGCAATTAGGCCAAGTCTTATTTGCGCATGGCAGGAAGATTCCCAATGAACTTCAATTGGCAAAGGAAGAGCGCATAGAACTTGCCCGGCTGTTTAAGAAAGCGCTTCCCACTTACTACAATCAGCATTTAAAGATCTACTTTGCCGCTGAAGGGACGCCAATCAACCTGTCTTCTCCAGAATTACAGACGGGTGATGATCCTTTTATCGCTCAATTAGCAGAATGGAAGGCGAATCGGCCTCCTATCGAAACAAAAGATCGCATTACGGCATTGGAATCAGCCCTTAATCCGGCCGTGCGTTTATCAGATGAAGACTTAAGCTATCCTATTCCACGAACTGAGAATGCTGTTCCTCTTATAGATTTTAGCCAAGCAGATGAAAATCATTTGTTTGAAGAGAGGGAACAAGAGCTTCCTTCTATTGATCTCACAACTTATCGGGCTAAAACCGGCTGCGAAAAACATGCTTTGGCAGAGTATCAAGCCGCTCTTGATCAATTTAAAGAGAGCGAAATACGCCGTCCTCTTCATTTAATTAAAACAGGACGAAAAGAGCTTAAAAAATACCTAGACAATGAATGGATCCCTAAAAAAGCACGCTTTGAGAGGGAATTGATGGATCGGCAAGCCGAGATCGAATCCTTCACCCGCCAATCTGCAAATGGAGGGGAACAGCTTGCTATTTACGCTGGAAGCCAATCTGCGGCTTCATTCGATGAATTGCGCCAAGCGCTGGCTTTTGATGAATTGGAAAAGCTGCAACAGGCAGGACGCCTTCCTTCCTCTATGGATATCGCTAAATTGAAGCATATGCTGATTGACTACTTTGAAGTGTTGACTCGTCGAAATGCTTATGAAGCTGTCATTAAACTGACCCAGGAAATTTTAGCAAGAGGCAGGCTGGATAATCAAGAAGAGTGGCAATCCATGTCGGAAGCGCTTTACCGCCTCTTGAAAGTTTCCCGAAATTTTGACCCTCATCAGGATCCGCGCCTCCTTATTTTTACAGCCCAGCAATTTATTAACTTAAAGCCATTAGATGGCGGGCTGGACCAGCTGACTCTTTTAGACGCCCTTGTTAAAAATCCTTATGCAATCGTTCAGGCGCCGACAGGGGCAGGAAAGACAGCGGTTCTGTCTGTCATGCGCTCCCTTCATAAAGCCAATGGAAAAAATCTCGTTATTCAGAAGGTCCTTCCGGCCCTTTACCAGCAGACGTATGATAAGTTCCAAGATGTACTAGGGGATCTTTATGGCACGGCCATTTATGCCTTGCGCTTTAATTTGAAGATGCGGCTGAACAGGCAAGAGAAGATCATGGTGCAGAATGAAGAGGGGAAATGGGAAGAGAAAAAAATCGATCACTCGATTTTTAAAGACATGTATTTAAATCTATTAGAGACTATGAAGAATAAGGGATGCGTGTTGACCGATTATAAATCGCTTCCCTTGCTCGAAGAGATGTTCTTTAAAGTGGGCCAAGAGTTGCTGGAGAAACACCTGCAAGGCTTGCCTCCTCCTCCTTTGCAAGAGGAGCATTTCACTTATCTGCGCAAAATCTTGGTCCTTCTGGAGAATAAAGCAGATGAGAATATGGATGAATTCGACCAACCCAACCGCCCCATCCAAAAAATTCAAATTGATTTGGGAGTGGGCGGCCGTTTGCTTCCTCAGTTCCTTCTCGATCATTCGCTTGAAATTTACGACATGCTTGCGCAGGATCCAGAATTAGGACTGCTTAAAAATATTCAGGGAGATCTTTCAGCGGAAACGCGTGCTGCAGTCATTGAAAGGAATGCGCAAAAAATGGCAATGAAGCTGGCGCAAGAAGCAGGCAATCCAAACCTTAAAATGTCCTTGCAGGATTATATCCTAGGTAAAAATGAGGATTTGCTGCCTCTTATTCAAGGGCAATCGGAGGCTTATAAAGACCGTTTAGCCCTTTGCAAAGACCAGTTTAGCATTTATTTGCCCTTAACTTTGCAGTTTAAGCAAGGATCACGCTATAAGAGGAGCGATGACGGTTCAAAAACGCTGCCTTGCTATAATAGCGAAAAGCATGATGCCAAATTTGGAACTATTTTAGAGCAAATAAATTATACCATCCAAGACTATCTTCAATCGGGAATTACGCTTTATGATCTGAAGCCTTGGCTGAAAGATCTCAAGCAGCGATGGGAAGAAACAGAAGATCATCAGGCTAAGGAAGCTATTCTAGTCCAATTTCATCGCATTTTGCCCAGTTTCTCCATTATAGATGCCGCGCAGATAATGGAAACCGAAGAAGGCGCTAAAACGCTCATCACGCAAATCAATGCGGATAAGACAAAGGTGACGGAATTCCTGCTTGCGCGTTTAAGACAAATGAAGACAAGCGGGGCTTTAATCTCCATGGATCCGCAAAATATCGTCGACATGAGTAGAGTCGTTTCGGCCGTTTCTGCGACCATGGGGTCTCCCGAGTCTTTGCATCGCCAATTTCAAGTCGATACCCTCATGAATGGGCAGATCCAAGCAAATATGGTTTACCGTGTGAAAAAGCGGGCCTTAAAGGAAGAGGTCATTGCTTATGACCCGGAAGATCCGTCTTCCATGCTACGCGGGGTGCAGCGGACGATTCACGCAATTATCGATGGGGCAGGCGCTTTTGAAAACACTGCGCAAGCAGCCGAGATGCTTAAAAATCACAGTCCTTCTTTAGAGCAGGTGGGTTATCATAAAGAAGATGAATCGATTGCTTTTGTGGGGAACCCGACAGGCGATCTTGATAAAACAGCCTTTATCTTCTCCCAGTCCCATACAAGGGGAACGGATATTCGGCTTAAGGATAATGCCGAGGCCATTTTAACGCTTACCGAAAAAGATGGCATTCGCGAGGTCTTTCAAAAAGAAGGGCGGTTGCGCCAGAGCAGGCAGCGCTACCAATTGGCTATGCCTAAATACCAAGGCATCCAATCGGTCTCTCAAGAAATTGCTCACGCAATCACGCAAGACGCCTTAGTAGATGCGAAGGATATCTTTAGAAAATGCAAGCAAGAGCCTAGAGCGATTATGCGGGCAGCTATAAGAAAACGCTTGCTTAATGCAGATACAATACCAGAATTTATAGCCCTCTTTCAAAATGACGAGTGGAGAAGCTTCTTTATCACCAAGCCTGAACCTCATTTTGATACGGCAGGCAGTTATTTTGCGGAGCGCCAGCATATTCAGTTTGAAGATCAACTCCCAGGAGAGGTATTGAAGGCTTATAAGCCGCTCCTCATTCAAAAGGCTAGCGACTGGGGATTGGTGGATGCGGTAGAACAGCTCAATCAAATTCAGTATTCGAACGAGCTTTTGGCCATGATGCCTGACAGAGTAGCGCCTTTAGGCGCTGCGCAAGGGGAGCTCGAAACGGAAGTGCATGTTGAACAAGAAGAAGAGAGCGAACAGGAGCAAGAAGCTGAATTGGAATTTGAGACCCAACAGGTCAGAACAGAGCAGCGTTCGCTTGGCGTTTATCCCGTTAGGACATGGAATGACAATGAGCTTGTCCATAGCGTGGCTGAAAGAATTAACCCCGCTTACAATCCTTTGCTGAAGGTGACGGATCAGTTCTTGCCATTTTCCAGATTGGGAACAGCCGCCCTGCATCAACGGCGCCCCTTTGATGAATCGATGTATCGAATCGGACTGGTTTATTTTGACCTGGATTATTGGAATGGAACTATTAAGCAAGCTATCATAGAGGATCCCTTAGAAGATTTTCACATTGCTATTGGAAAGGGCGCCTATGACATTAGGACAAACCGGATTATTGAAAATAGAAGCGTACAAGTCACAGAAAATAATCCTACGGATTGGTTTTCTAGACATGTTGAGAAAGATTTTACGAATTTACCCCAATTTGTCCCGCTTATTGCCCAAATCAAATTTTTAGACGGGCGCACAACTGGCTACAGCGAGGGAGAATTGCAAGCGCTTGCGGATTGGCTGCGTGAGCAAGGGGTTGAGAGAATGAGGGATCATTTGCTCAATGAAATTCTCCGCTTCCGTTATCAAGATAAACAGGCGTTTATGGGAAGCCAGCTTCAACAGCTTTTTGATAGGCTTATTCCACAGCAAGGATAA